A single region of the Streptomyces sp. NBC_00425 genome encodes:
- a CDS encoding NADP-dependent oxidoreductase, with amino-acid sequence MRAAVYRSLGGPDVVEVAEVAKPVPGLSEVRIKVQAAALNPADAAAWVGGYYPAPPEGVAYGLGWDVAGVVDAVGPGTPWTPGQPAIAFSYGLPLGLNRGQAEYIVVPAHAIAAAPGGVDPVHASTIPLNGLTAAQSVELLGIQAGQSVLITGAEGAVGGYAVQLAKRRGAVVIATDLSPDGEFASKVAGADVYVSASQPLVETVRTVRPEGVDAVLDTARLGQAVIGAVADGGRFVTTRLDALPQAERGIRVLLTQVGPDGAMLSTLSDLAAAGDLALRVAETYPLEEVAKAYAHMIRGGFQGRVVLTME; translated from the coding sequence ATGCGCGCAGCCGTTTACCGTTCGCTCGGCGGCCCGGACGTGGTCGAGGTCGCCGAGGTCGCCAAGCCTGTTCCCGGCTTGAGTGAGGTTCGTATCAAGGTTCAGGCGGCCGCGCTCAACCCGGCCGATGCGGCGGCCTGGGTCGGGGGCTATTACCCGGCTCCGCCGGAGGGGGTCGCCTATGGCCTCGGCTGGGATGTAGCCGGCGTTGTCGACGCCGTCGGCCCGGGTACCCCCTGGACGCCCGGGCAGCCTGCCATCGCGTTCAGTTACGGCTTGCCCCTGGGGCTGAACCGGGGGCAGGCCGAGTACATCGTGGTTCCTGCCCATGCGATCGCGGCGGCGCCGGGGGGTGTCGACCCCGTCCACGCCTCCACCATCCCCCTCAACGGGCTGACCGCTGCCCAGTCCGTCGAACTGCTCGGTATCCAGGCCGGCCAGAGCGTGCTCATCACCGGCGCGGAGGGGGCGGTCGGCGGTTACGCGGTGCAGCTCGCGAAGCGACGGGGAGCGGTGGTCATCGCGACCGACCTCTCGCCCGACGGCGAGTTCGCGAGCAAGGTGGCGGGTGCCGACGTGTACGTGTCGGCGTCGCAGCCGCTGGTCGAGACGGTCCGCACGGTTCGTCCCGAGGGAGTCGATGCCGTTCTGGACACGGCCAGGCTGGGGCAGGCAGTCATCGGGGCGGTGGCGGACGGCGGCAGGTTCGTGACCACACGGCTCGACGCCCTGCCCCAGGCCGAGCGGGGCATCCGGGTGCTGCTGACGCAGGTCGGCCCGGACGGAGCGATGCTTTCGACACTGTCCGACCTGGCCGCGGCGGGAGACCTGGCGTTGCGCGTGGCGGAGACGTACCCTCTGGAGGAGGTCGCGAAGGCTTACGCGCACATGATCAGGGGTGGGTTCCAGGGGCGTGTGGTCCTCACCATGGAGTGA
- a CDS encoding DUF2252 domain-containing protein, translated as MTQNATTAMRAAPHTTPQERAALGKEARRRSPRSGHAEYKPSPDRPDPLAILQAQSAARVPELVPIRYGRMMEAPFRFYRGAAAIMASDLADSPTSGLTAQLCGDAHMLNFRLLASPERQLMFDINDFDETLPGPWEWDVKRLSASLVIAGRANGFDDDERARIVSSTVRSYREAMIRFAGTGNLDVWYAKIDADLLETLATGRLHGTKRGQKNLARAMAKARTRDSLQAFDKLTETVDGEPRIAADPPLLIPVGDLLPDVERSSLERQFRGLIERYGRTLASDRRTLLEDYRLADVARKVVGVGSVGTRCWIFLLLGRSDQDPLFLQAKEADTSVLAAHVGTSRYRNQGERVVSGQRLMQAASDIFLGWERVDGIDGKQRDFYVRQLRDWKGIAMPERMGPKDMQAFGELCGVTLARAHARSGDRIAIAAYLGSGDSFDRALATFAEAYADQNERDHQALVDAVHAGRLPAEELPAA; from the coding sequence ATGACCCAGAACGCGACCACGGCGATGCGCGCGGCACCCCACACCACGCCCCAGGAACGCGCTGCTCTCGGCAAGGAGGCACGGCGCCGCTCACCGCGCTCGGGACATGCCGAGTACAAACCGTCCCCCGACCGGCCGGACCCGCTGGCAATCCTTCAGGCGCAGTCCGCAGCGCGGGTGCCCGAACTCGTCCCGATCCGCTACGGCCGGATGATGGAGGCCCCGTTCCGCTTCTACCGGGGCGCCGCCGCGATCATGGCGTCCGACCTGGCCGACAGCCCGACCTCGGGACTCACGGCCCAACTGTGCGGGGACGCACACATGCTGAACTTCCGTCTGCTCGCATCACCGGAGCGACAGTTGATGTTCGACATCAACGACTTCGACGAGACACTGCCGGGCCCCTGGGAGTGGGACGTCAAACGGCTCTCGGCAAGTCTCGTGATCGCGGGCCGGGCGAACGGCTTCGACGACGACGAGCGCGCCCGCATCGTGAGCTCCACGGTCCGCTCCTACCGCGAGGCGATGATCCGCTTCGCCGGCACGGGCAACCTGGACGTCTGGTACGCGAAGATCGACGCGGACCTCCTGGAGACCCTGGCCACGGGCCGACTCCACGGAACGAAGCGCGGCCAGAAGAACCTGGCCCGCGCCATGGCGAAGGCCCGTACCCGCGACAGCCTGCAGGCCTTCGACAAGCTCACCGAGACGGTCGACGGCGAGCCGAGGATCGCGGCGGATCCCCCGCTGCTCATCCCGGTCGGCGACCTGCTGCCGGACGTCGAACGCAGTTCCCTGGAGCGCCAGTTCCGCGGCCTCATCGAACGGTACGGCCGCACGCTCGCCTCCGACCGGCGCACCCTCCTGGAGGACTACCGCCTCGCGGACGTCGCCCGCAAGGTGGTCGGCGTCGGCAGCGTCGGCACCCGATGCTGGATCTTCCTCCTGCTCGGCCGGAGCGACCAGGACCCGCTCTTCCTCCAGGCCAAGGAGGCCGACACCTCCGTACTGGCCGCACACGTCGGCACGAGCCGCTACCGCAACCAGGGCGAACGGGTCGTCTCGGGCCAACGGCTGATGCAGGCCGCGAGCGACATCTTCCTCGGCTGGGAACGGGTGGACGGCATCGACGGCAAACAGCGCGACTTCTACGTCCGCCAGCTGCGGGACTGGAAGGGCATCGCCATGCCGGAGAGGATGGGGCCGAAGGACATGCAGGCGTTCGGCGAGCTGTGCGGAGTCACCCTGGCTCGCGCGCACGCCCGGTCCGGCGATCGCATCGCGATCGCCGCCTACCTGGGCAGCGGCGACTCCTTCGACCGCGCACTCGCCACCTTCGCCGAGGCATACGCCGACCAGAACGAGCGCGACCACCAAGCCCTGGTCGACGCCGTGCACGCAGGCCGGCTCCCCGCGGAGGAACTGCCGGCCGCCTGA
- a CDS encoding carboxymuconolactone decarboxylase family protein, whose amino-acid sequence MSTASETPVLDTLAAMTVDSIERCGLTPDMLLLTRIAALAASDAPPISYAAHIDPALKTGMTADQLQDVLVAIAPIVGTARVMTAAGNIAAALGIAIAVADAEIEAQG is encoded by the coding sequence ATGTCCACTGCATCGGAAACCCCTGTCCTGGACACCCTCGCCGCCATGACCGTCGACTCGATCGAGCGATGCGGGCTGACCCCGGACATGCTCCTGCTCACGCGCATCGCGGCACTCGCCGCCTCGGACGCCCCGCCGATCTCCTACGCGGCCCATATCGACCCCGCCCTCAAGACCGGTATGACCGCCGACCAGCTGCAGGACGTCCTGGTCGCCATCGCACCCATCGTGGGCACCGCCCGCGTCATGACCGCGGCAGGCAACATCGCCGCGGCACTCGGCATCGCCATCGCAGTCGCCGACGCCGAGATCGAGGCCCAGGGCTGA
- a CDS encoding cation:proton antiporter domain-containing protein, with protein sequence MVFTGFGVLIGPIGLDVLDLGHDAAPVLTLIEAALALLLFTDSMTVRRRDLRTGGFLPLRLLAIGLPLSIGLGWLLAWPLLPGLTLWEFALLGALLAPTDAALGKTARSSPRVPPLVRNGRVVAATIGLSILLHGMSAPYFADLYGNWYDAAKTTTPDLREAQDTSEGFGKQHGGSRRLR encoded by the coding sequence ATGGTGTTCACCGGCTTCGGCGTGCTCATCGGGCCCATCGGGCTGGACGTTCTCGACCTGGGCCATGACGCAGCCCCGGTCCTGACGTTGATCGAGGCCGCCCTGGCCCTCCTGCTCTTCACCGACTCGATGACGGTGCGGCGACGCGACCTGCGCACGGGCGGCTTCCTGCCCCTGCGTCTGCTGGCGATCGGCCTGCCGCTGAGCATCGGATTGGGGTGGCTGCTGGCGTGGCCCCTGCTTCCGGGCCTGACCCTCTGGGAATTCGCGCTGCTCGGCGCGCTTCTCGCCCCCACCGATGCGGCGCTCGGCAAGACCGCCAGGTCCAGCCCGCGTGTCCCGCCTCTCGTGCGCAACGGGCGGGTCGTCGCGGCCACCATCGGCCTCAGCATTCTGCTGCACGGCATGTCGGCCCCGTATTTCGCCGACCTCTACGGGAACTGGTACGACGCCGCGAAGACCACCACCCCCGACCTGCGCGAGGCCCAGGACACGTCGGAAGGCTTCGGCAAACAGCACGGCGGCTCACGACGCCTGCGCTGA
- a CDS encoding potassium channel family protein: MYFAVTVFATVGFGDVTAKSEAARLVVTGQMIADLVILGLAIKIIMGAVSRRRQPGGASGAQPPEEIHR, from the coding sequence TTGTACTTCGCCGTCACCGTCTTCGCGACGGTCGGGTTCGGCGACGTCACGGCCAAGAGCGAGGCGGCTCGGCTCGTGGTCACCGGGCAGATGATCGCTGATCTCGTCATCCTCGGGCTCGCGATCAAGATCATCATGGGTGCTGTCAGCCGGCGCCGACAACCGGGAGGCGCCTCCGGCGCACAGCCCCCCGAGGAGATCCACCGCTAG
- a CDS encoding amphi-Trp domain-containing protein, whose product MKDLKFEQKRSLSRLEAADQLMALAAALREGGDAELELSPGTLRLRIPDDLRSEIEVEIGDGEIELEIEFKWPTASTRTAPSRTVAGTGKATGRKNAPAKPGRSSAGTSRSKSAKRSATKTP is encoded by the coding sequence ATGAAGGACCTCAAGTTTGAGCAGAAGCGCTCGCTGTCACGCCTTGAGGCGGCTGACCAGCTCATGGCACTCGCAGCAGCGCTGCGGGAGGGTGGGGATGCCGAACTGGAACTCAGCCCCGGAACGCTGAGGCTGCGGATCCCCGACGACCTTCGCAGCGAGATAGAGGTCGAGATCGGCGATGGGGAGATCGAGCTGGAGATCGAGTTCAAGTGGCCGACCGCATCGACCCGGACAGCGCCATCGCGGACGGTCGCAGGCACCGGCAAAGCCACGGGGCGGAAGAACGCGCCAGCCAAGCCCGGTCGGAGCAGCGCGGGCACCAGCAGGAGCAAGAGCGCGAAGCGGTCCGCTACGAAAACGCCCTGA